In a single window of the Streptomyces sp. CGMCC 4.7035 genome:
- a CDS encoding sugar ABC transporter permease, with translation MSDSSKTVKSDSTKIEKSDSGAEQETTTVAPADDPTAAPVTVVDPRLLVREEGLKGYVTEFKRKVKGGELGSLPVIVGLIIIWTIFQLKNDRFLSADNLSNISYFLSATGMLAIGLVFVLLLGEIDLAVGSVSGLSSTVFAVFVVNHGMNPWLALILAILTGVGIGALHGWFFAKVGVPAFVVTLAGFLGWNGLMLWLLGSSGTINIPSDSGPVHLVGQNSFFMDQAIVGAYLLAGLGVVLTLVGSFNEQRRRRAAGVPFRPTSEILIRVGALAVASFVAAAVLNNASGVSNALVIFLAALVIVDFVLRRTTYGRKVFAVGGGIEAARRAGISVPMVRISVFAISGGFAAIGGMFFAGQTASATLSAGGGNTLMLAIAAAVIGGTSLFGGRGSVWSALLGMLVIQSIQTGLDLLNMNTSIQYMITGGVLLGAVVIDSVSRKSQKAAGRA, from the coding sequence GTGAGCGACTCGTCCAAGACCGTGAAGAGCGACTCGACGAAGATCGAGAAGTCGGACTCCGGGGCGGAGCAGGAGACCACCACCGTGGCTCCCGCCGACGACCCCACGGCCGCGCCGGTGACCGTCGTCGACCCGCGACTGCTGGTCCGCGAAGAGGGCCTGAAGGGCTACGTCACCGAGTTCAAGCGCAAGGTGAAGGGCGGTGAGCTCGGCTCGCTGCCGGTCATCGTCGGCCTGATCATCATCTGGACCATCTTCCAGCTGAAGAACGACCGATTCCTCAGCGCCGACAACCTGTCGAACATCAGCTACTTCCTGTCGGCCACCGGCATGCTCGCCATCGGCCTGGTGTTCGTGCTCCTGCTCGGTGAGATCGACCTCGCGGTCGGCTCGGTCAGCGGCCTGTCATCCACGGTGTTCGCGGTGTTCGTGGTCAACCACGGCATGAACCCCTGGTTGGCCCTGATCCTGGCCATCCTGACCGGTGTCGGTATCGGTGCGCTGCACGGCTGGTTCTTCGCCAAGGTCGGCGTACCCGCGTTCGTCGTGACCCTGGCCGGCTTCCTCGGCTGGAACGGTCTGATGCTGTGGCTGCTCGGCTCCAGCGGCACCATCAACATCCCGTCGGACTCGGGTCCGGTGCACCTGGTCGGCCAGAACTCCTTCTTCATGGACCAGGCCATCGTCGGTGCCTACCTGCTGGCCGGCCTCGGTGTCGTCCTCACGCTCGTGGGCTCGTTCAACGAGCAGCGCCGCCGCCGTGCCGCCGGGGTGCCCTTCCGGCCCACCAGCGAGATCCTGATCCGGGTCGGCGCGCTCGCTGTGGCGTCCTTCGTCGCCGCGGCCGTGCTGAACAACGCCTCCGGTGTGTCCAACGCCCTGGTGATCTTCCTCGCGGCGCTGGTGATCGTCGACTTCGTGCTGCGACGCACCACCTACGGCCGTAAGGTCTTCGCGGTCGGCGGTGGCATCGAGGCGGCCCGCCGGGCCGGTATCAGCGTGCCCATGGTCCGTATCTCGGTGTTCGCCATCTCCGGTGGCTTCGCGGCGATCGGCGGCATGTTCTTCGCCGGGCAGACCGCGAGCGCGACCCTCAGCGCCGGTGGCGGCAACACCCTGATGCTGGCCATCGCGGCCGCCGTCATCGGTGGCACCAGCCTCTTCGGTGGCCGGGGCAGCGTGTGGTCCGCCCTGCTGGGCATGCTGGTCATCCAGTCCATCCAGACCGGTCTTGACCTGCTCAACATGAACACGTCCATCCAGTACATGATCACCGGTGGCGTGCTTCTGGGGGCCGTGGTCATCGACTCGGTGTCGCGGAAGAGCCAGAAGGCCGCGGGGCGCGCATAA
- a CDS encoding PLL family lectin: protein MNGDWIIRGRDGRLSVYLPSDDAVLCRAERAPGGPWEAPRTVGGGQKLRPGLAIGQGADSYAHLVCWGSTGPGESELVHSTHFRPLLAPLDWGPVGHPNKKGDRTGTPAVAVDAQGRAHIFVRNKGGGVSMRAQKEKGGWDPWCDIKGRDVQEDLAAVTGESGRVELYAVVPEGILYWRQEEPGSQPVLTERLEVSVRPGTLRALATSPENTTLFFTDDSGDLCAWRRGAKPVTLLASAGPGPISAIRCELDGSDCTLLAQRSASGRVVFAAYPSEEESAGAWWTESGPQLPTDAKVSLAVDAHGSVVAATMSPSTGQLLLSRRKDEPGLALTGWREV from the coding sequence GTGAACGGCGACTGGATCATACGAGGCCGCGACGGCCGACTCAGTGTCTACCTGCCCTCGGACGACGCCGTCCTGTGCAGGGCGGAGCGGGCACCGGGCGGTCCCTGGGAGGCCCCGCGTACGGTGGGCGGTGGTCAGAAGCTGCGCCCCGGCCTCGCGATCGGCCAGGGCGCCGACAGCTATGCCCACCTGGTCTGCTGGGGGTCCACCGGGCCCGGTGAGTCGGAATTGGTGCACTCCACCCACTTCCGGCCCCTGCTCGCCCCTCTTGACTGGGGCCCGGTCGGTCACCCCAACAAGAAGGGTGACCGCACCGGTACCCCCGCCGTCGCCGTCGACGCCCAGGGGCGCGCGCACATCTTCGTCCGCAACAAGGGCGGCGGGGTCAGCATGCGCGCCCAGAAGGAGAAGGGCGGCTGGGACCCCTGGTGCGACATCAAGGGGCGCGATGTCCAGGAGGATCTGGCGGCCGTGACGGGGGAGTCCGGACGCGTCGAACTGTACGCGGTCGTCCCCGAGGGCATCCTCTACTGGCGGCAGGAGGAGCCGGGCAGCCAGCCGGTGCTGACGGAGCGGCTGGAGGTCTCGGTCCGCCCGGGAACGCTGCGCGCCCTGGCGACCTCGCCGGAGAACACGACCCTTTTCTTCACCGACGACTCCGGTGACCTGTGCGCTTGGCGCCGCGGCGCCAAGCCCGTCACCCTGCTCGCGTCCGCCGGCCCCGGCCCGATCTCCGCCATCCGCTGCGAACTCGACGGCAGCGACTGCACATTGCTGGCCCAGCGCTCGGCGAGCGGCCGCGTCGTCTTCGCCGCCTACCCCTCCGAAGAGGAGTCGGCGGGGGCCTGGTGGACCGAGTCGGGCCCCCAGCTCCCGACGGACGCCAAGGTGTCGCTGGCCGTGGACGCCCACGGCAGCGTCGTCGCGGCGACCATGTCACCCTCCACGGGCCAACTGCTCCTCTCCCGCCGCAAGGACGAGCCGGGGCTGGCACTGACGGGCTGGCGGGAGGTCTGA
- a CDS encoding stealth family protein, whose amino-acid sequence MQTLAAFDSSRTALVKLALGGRRSPARHSLHASMRVVRHGGQHLRAMVVPGATEWAARARNLHLLVAVLEDAEIDHFAVRGTGKNVPCVGVPAALRDDVEEVLQLVFGRNPGYVCEVSGGQPRPGGSAKTWRRLRSQKVLRLSWNVCDPTENLVFGHESGCDLEFWDEVDGELLAPRPNAVVTNTPLDGERRFAEQRLFSPVPFLYGTGETRTLPEFTAALIGDHLYPIDVVYTWVDDSDPVWRARKNAAQRELAGRTAPLHAQAANDARFTSRDELRYSLRSIHQYAPWVRNIFLVTAGQVPGWLNTDYPGLRVVDHREIFSDPEALPTFNSHAIESQLHHIPDLAEHFLYLNDDVFFGRPVHPEQFFHPNGLTKFFMSKALIPPGQITPDDLPVNAAGKNSRGLIAQQFGTFISQKMKHTPHALRRSVLSEIEQVYERAHWVTQHSRFRSPHDVPIASSLHHYYAYHSARATVGDLRYVYIDIGDGKAQQRLDRLVARRDFDTFCINDTVVPEDREAQARMVARFLDRYFPVPSPFELPQVDVPAGRLAELGVAAG is encoded by the coding sequence ATGCAAACCCTCGCGGCCTTCGACTCTTCCCGCACGGCGCTGGTGAAACTCGCGCTGGGCGGACGCCGCAGTCCGGCCCGGCACAGTCTGCACGCCTCGATGCGTGTGGTGCGGCACGGAGGTCAGCACCTCCGCGCCATGGTGGTGCCCGGGGCCACGGAGTGGGCCGCCCGAGCCAGGAACCTGCACCTGTTGGTGGCGGTGCTCGAAGACGCGGAGATCGATCACTTCGCGGTGCGGGGTACGGGCAAGAATGTCCCGTGTGTGGGCGTTCCCGCGGCGCTCCGCGACGATGTGGAGGAAGTTCTCCAGCTGGTTTTCGGCCGTAATCCCGGCTACGTCTGCGAGGTGTCGGGGGGACAGCCGCGGCCTGGCGGGTCGGCGAAGACGTGGCGCAGGCTCCGCTCGCAGAAGGTTCTGCGACTGTCCTGGAACGTGTGCGATCCGACGGAGAACCTCGTCTTCGGCCATGAGTCGGGATGTGACCTGGAGTTCTGGGACGAGGTCGACGGCGAGCTGCTCGCGCCGCGCCCGAACGCGGTGGTCACGAACACTCCGCTGGACGGTGAGCGCCGATTCGCCGAACAGCGCCTCTTCAGCCCCGTACCGTTCCTGTACGGCACGGGCGAGACCCGTACCCTGCCCGAATTCACGGCTGCCCTGATCGGGGACCACCTCTACCCGATCGACGTCGTCTATACCTGGGTCGACGACTCGGATCCGGTCTGGCGAGCGCGCAAGAACGCGGCACAGCGGGAGCTGGCCGGCCGGACGGCGCCGCTGCACGCACAGGCGGCGAATGACGCGCGCTTCACGAGCCGGGACGAACTCCGGTACTCCCTGAGGTCGATCCACCAGTACGCACCCTGGGTGCGGAACATCTTCCTGGTGACCGCGGGGCAGGTGCCGGGCTGGCTCAACACCGACTATCCGGGCCTGCGCGTGGTGGACCACCGGGAGATCTTCTCCGACCCGGAGGCCCTGCCCACCTTCAACTCGCACGCGATCGAGAGCCAGCTGCACCACATTCCGGACCTGGCGGAGCACTTCCTCTACCTGAACGACGACGTGTTCTTCGGGCGGCCGGTGCACCCGGAGCAGTTCTTCCATCCGAATGGACTGACCAAATTCTTCATGTCCAAGGCGCTGATTCCGCCCGGTCAGATCACCCCGGACGACCTGCCCGTGAACGCCGCGGGCAAGAACAGCCGCGGCCTCATCGCCCAGCAGTTCGGCACCTTCATCTCCCAGAAGATGAAGCACACCCCGCATGCCCTGAGGCGCTCGGTCCTCTCTGAGATCGAGCAGGTGTACGAGCGGGCGCACTGGGTCACGCAGCACTCGCGTTTCCGTTCCCCACATGACGTGCCCATCGCCTCGTCGCTCCACCACTACTACGCGTACCACTCGGCGCGAGCCACGGTGGGGGACCTGCGCTACGTCTACATCGACATCGGCGACGGCAAGGCCCAGCAGCGGCTGGACCGGCTGGTCGCCAGACGGGACTTCGACACGTTCTGCATCAACGACACGGTGGTTCCCGAGGACAGGGAGGCGCAGGCGCGCATGGTCGCCCGCTTCCTGGACAGGTACTTTCCCGTCCCGAGCCCCTTCGAACTACCGCAGGTGGACGTGCCCGCCGGGCGCCTCGCAGAGCTGGGAGTGGCTGCCGGATGA
- a CDS encoding NTP pyrophosphohydrolase: protein MDDNAPPLLIVDAANVVGSVPDGWWRDRRGAAERLRDRLVRYAEEGLPGHPGPLELVLVVEGAARGVDSVPGVRVDAAPGSGDDRIVELVAQAGERPALVVTADRELRRRVTELGAEVTGPRTVRDREPPTDRA, encoded by the coding sequence ATGGACGACAACGCTCCCCCACTGCTGATCGTCGACGCCGCGAACGTCGTCGGGTCGGTGCCCGACGGCTGGTGGCGCGACCGGCGGGGCGCCGCGGAACGGCTGCGGGACCGGCTCGTGCGGTACGCCGAGGAGGGGCTCCCCGGCCACCCCGGGCCGCTGGAGCTGGTGCTCGTCGTCGAGGGCGCGGCACGCGGCGTGGACTCCGTGCCCGGCGTACGGGTGGACGCGGCGCCCGGCAGCGGTGACGACCGCATCGTCGAACTGGTCGCGCAGGCCGGGGAGCGTCCGGCCCTGGTCGTCACGGCGGACCGCGAGCTGCGGCGCCGGGTGACGGAACTGGGCGCCGAGGTCACGGGTCCGCGCACGGTACGCGACCGGGAACCGCCGACGGACCGCGCCTGA
- the dxs gene encoding 1-deoxy-D-xylulose-5-phosphate synthase → MPLLTRIRGPRDLDRLSLEQLDQLAEEIRTFLVGAVSKTGGHLGPNLGVVELTIALHRVFDSPRDKVLFDTGHQAYVHKLLTGRQDFSKLRSKGGLSGYPSRAESEHDIIENSHASTVLGWADGLAKANELLKRDSHVVAVIGDGALTGGMAWEALNNIADAKDRPLVIVVNDNERSYSPTIGGLANHLATLRTTDGYEKFLARTREVLERTPVVGKPLYETLHGAKKGLKDFIAPQGMFEDLGLKYVGPIDGHDIEALESALARAKRFGGPVIVHCLTEKGRGYKPAEQDEADRFHGIGPIHPDTGLPIKAAAASWTSVFGDEMVKLGREREDIVAITAAMLHPVGLKKFADAFPNRVYDVGIAEQHGAVSAAGLATGGLHPVFAVYATFLNRAFDQVLMDVALHKCGVTFVLDRAGVTGDDGASHNGMWDMSMLQVVPDLRIAAPRDAEQLRAQLREAVDVDDAPTVLRYSKGVVGPAVPAVGTVGGMDVLRKADAPVPDVLLVSVGALAPMCLEIAGLLDKQGISTTVVDPRWVKPVDEALAPLAARHRVVVTVEDNSRVGGVGSAIAQALRDAGVDVPLRDFGIPPRFLDHASRKEVMAEIGLTAPDIARQVTGLVAKLDGGRFDRTSATRAVDSVETARD, encoded by the coding sequence GTGCCGCTGCTGACCCGCATCAGGGGACCGCGCGATCTGGACCGGCTCAGCCTGGAGCAGCTGGACCAGCTGGCCGAGGAGATCCGGACCTTCCTCGTCGGCGCCGTCTCCAAGACCGGCGGCCACCTCGGCCCCAACCTCGGTGTGGTCGAGCTCACCATCGCCCTGCACCGTGTCTTCGACTCGCCCAGGGACAAGGTCCTCTTCGACACCGGCCACCAGGCCTACGTCCACAAGCTGCTCACCGGTCGCCAGGACTTCTCGAAGCTGCGCAGCAAGGGCGGTCTGTCCGGCTACCCCTCGCGCGCCGAGTCCGAGCACGACATCATCGAGAACTCGCACGCCTCCACGGTCCTCGGCTGGGCCGACGGCCTCGCCAAGGCCAACGAGCTGCTGAAGCGCGACAGCCACGTCGTCGCGGTCATCGGCGACGGCGCCCTCACCGGCGGTATGGCCTGGGAGGCGCTCAACAACATCGCCGACGCGAAAGACCGGCCGCTGGTCATCGTCGTCAACGACAACGAGCGCTCGTACTCCCCGACGATCGGCGGTCTCGCCAACCACCTGGCCACCCTGCGCACCACGGACGGCTACGAGAAGTTCCTGGCCCGCACCAGGGAGGTGCTGGAGCGCACGCCCGTCGTCGGCAAGCCGCTCTACGAGACCCTGCACGGCGCCAAGAAGGGCCTGAAGGACTTCATCGCCCCGCAGGGCATGTTCGAGGACCTGGGCCTGAAGTACGTCGGTCCGATCGACGGCCACGACATCGAGGCCCTGGAGTCCGCCCTCGCCCGCGCCAAGCGGTTCGGCGGCCCGGTCATCGTGCACTGCCTCACCGAGAAGGGCCGCGGCTACAAGCCCGCCGAGCAGGACGAGGCCGACCGCTTCCACGGCATCGGCCCCATCCACCCCGACACCGGCCTGCCCATCAAGGCGGCCGCAGCGAGCTGGACCTCCGTCTTCGGCGACGAGATGGTCAAGCTCGGCCGGGAGCGCGAGGACATCGTCGCCATCACCGCCGCGATGCTCCATCCCGTGGGCCTGAAGAAGTTCGCGGACGCCTTCCCGAACCGCGTCTACGACGTCGGCATCGCCGAGCAGCACGGCGCGGTCTCCGCGGCCGGCCTCGCCACCGGCGGACTGCACCCCGTCTTCGCGGTCTACGCGACCTTCCTCAACCGCGCCTTCGACCAGGTCCTCATGGACGTCGCCCTGCACAAGTGCGGGGTGACCTTCGTGCTCGACCGGGCCGGTGTCACCGGTGACGACGGCGCCTCGCACAACGGCATGTGGGACATGTCGATGCTCCAGGTCGTGCCGGACCTCAGGATCGCCGCCCCGCGCGATGCCGAACAGCTGCGCGCCCAGCTGCGCGAGGCCGTCGACGTCGACGACGCGCCGACCGTGCTGCGCTACTCCAAGGGCGTCGTCGGCCCCGCCGTCCCCGCGGTCGGCACCGTCGGCGGCATGGACGTCCTGCGCAAGGCCGACGCCCCCGTACCGGATGTCCTGCTGGTCTCCGTCGGCGCGCTCGCGCCCATGTGCCTGGAGATCGCCGGCCTCCTCGACAAGCAGGGCATCTCCACCACCGTCGTGGACCCGCGCTGGGTCAAGCCCGTCGACGAGGCGCTCGCCCCGCTCGCCGCGCGGCACCGCGTGGTCGTCACCGTCGAGGACAACTCACGGGTCGGCGGTGTCGGTTCGGCGATCGCCCAGGCGCTGCGCGACGCGGGCGTCGACGTGCCGCTGCGTGACTTCGGCATCCCGCCGCGCTTCCTCGACCACGCCTCCCGCAAGGAGGTCATGGCGGAGATCGGCCTGACCGCGCCGGACATCGCCCGCCAGGTCACCGGGCTCGTCGCCAAGCTCGACGGCGGCCGGTTCGACCGTACAAGTGCCACGCGGGCCGTGGACTCCGTGGAGACCGCGCGCGACTGA
- a CDS encoding amino acid permease: MSSTLFRTKNVEQSIQDTEEPEHALKKTLSALDLTVFGVGVIIGTGIFVLTGKVAKENAGPAVSLSFIVAGVVCGLAALCYAEFASTVPVAGSAYTFSYATLGELPAWIIGWDLVLEFTLGTAVVAVGWSGYISSLLDNAGWHLPGYLSGREGTHGFGFDILAAALVLLLTAILVIGVKLSARVTQLVVAIKVTVVLIVIIAGAFFVSGANYQPFVPKEQAVPAGGTLKAPLIQLMFGWAPSNFGVMGIFTAASVVFFAFIGFDIVATTAEETKNPQRDMPRGILGSLFICTALYVAVSVVVTGMQHYSRLSVDAPLADAFKSAGHPWYAGVISFGAAVGLTTVCMILLLGQTRVFFAMSRDGLLPRFFSHVHPRFKTPHRPTILLGVVIAIIAGFTSLSELAELVNIGTLFAFIVVAIGVIILRRTRPDLHRAFRTPFVPVVPILSVCASLWLMLNLPAETWVRFAIWLVVGFFVYFLYGRSHSRLGRQEETTVGR, encoded by the coding sequence GTGAGCAGCACCCTCTTCCGGACGAAGAACGTCGAGCAGTCGATCCAGGACACCGAGGAACCCGAGCACGCGCTCAAGAAGACCCTCTCCGCCCTGGATCTGACCGTGTTCGGCGTCGGTGTCATCATCGGCACCGGCATCTTCGTGCTGACCGGCAAGGTCGCCAAGGAGAACGCGGGCCCCGCCGTCTCCCTGTCCTTCATCGTGGCCGGTGTCGTCTGCGGGCTTGCCGCGCTCTGCTATGCGGAGTTCGCCTCGACGGTCCCGGTCGCGGGATCCGCCTACACGTTCTCGTACGCCACACTCGGCGAGCTGCCCGCCTGGATCATCGGCTGGGACCTCGTCCTGGAGTTCACGCTGGGTACGGCGGTGGTCGCCGTCGGCTGGTCCGGGTACATCAGCTCGCTGCTCGACAACGCGGGCTGGCACCTGCCCGGCTACCTCAGCGGCCGGGAAGGTACGCACGGGTTCGGCTTCGACATCCTCGCCGCCGCGCTGGTCCTGCTGCTCACCGCCATTCTCGTCATCGGGGTGAAGCTCTCGGCCCGGGTCACCCAGCTCGTCGTCGCCATCAAGGTGACCGTGGTGCTGATCGTGATCATCGCGGGCGCCTTCTTCGTCAGCGGCGCCAACTACCAGCCGTTCGTCCCGAAGGAGCAGGCGGTGCCGGCGGGCGGCACTCTCAAGGCCCCACTCATCCAGTTGATGTTCGGCTGGGCGCCGTCCAACTTCGGTGTGATGGGTATTTTCACCGCCGCGTCCGTCGTCTTCTTCGCGTTCATCGGTTTCGACATCGTGGCGACGACTGCCGAGGAGACGAAGAACCCGCAGCGCGACATGCCGCGCGGCATCCTTGGCTCCCTGTTCATCTGCACGGCGCTGTATGTGGCGGTGTCGGTCGTCGTCACCGGAATGCAGCACTACAGCAGGCTGTCCGTGGACGCCCCGCTCGCCGACGCCTTCAAGTCCGCCGGGCATCCCTGGTACGCGGGCGTGATCAGCTTCGGTGCCGCAGTCGGCCTGACGACCGTCTGCATGATCCTGCTGCTCGGTCAGACCCGGGTGTTCTTCGCGATGAGCCGCGACGGGCTGCTGCCCCGCTTCTTCTCCCACGTCCACCCACGGTTCAAGACCCCGCACCGGCCGACCATCCTGCTCGGCGTGGTCATCGCGATCATCGCGGGCTTCACCAGCCTCAGCGAACTCGCCGAACTGGTGAACATCGGCACGCTCTTCGCCTTCATCGTCGTCGCGATCGGCGTGATCATCCTCCGCAGGACCCGCCCCGACCTGCACCGCGCCTTCCGCACCCCGTTCGTCCCCGTGGTGCCGATCCTGTCGGTGTGCGCCTCGCTGTGGCTGATGCTGAACCTGCCCGCCGAGACGTGGGTGCGCTTCGCGATCTGGCTGGTCGTCGGCTTCTTCGTGTACTTCCTCTACGGGCGCTCGCACAGCCGTCTGGGCCGGCAGGAGGAGACCACGGTCGGGAGGTGA
- a CDS encoding PLL family lectin: MRVKSGRARRGSGPRGDSDRTSNELPRAEAVVDGRWLVAGKDGRLTAYARTEGGLLRWTETRPGGPDWAGPDFIAAPGMTDISVAQGVDGYVHFVARRTRGGRGDAAAVDIAHAIQYQTGRPVTEWRSVGNPGRTPERARLVGAPTAAVSRSGRVHVFVRNAGGGVCMRREATDGRWEPWRDLRGGGVRRGMAATATGSGRIELFVPGDGVAMRWAQPEADGETERCPNLSVSVSEDSAAVLETAPERVTLYWTDSATGGIVAHRPGSWMIPLGGALAAGRIAVLRAPLDGYDCTVIAHRALDGQVMLAACGTENEGAGLWWSPTGERCAEGPALARDANGRVVLAFLDDRGGLCVARQSTEAGLVMESSMRI, translated from the coding sequence ATGCGGGTGAAGTCCGGGCGCGCCAGACGTGGGAGCGGACCGAGGGGGGACTCGGACCGCACGTCGAACGAACTGCCCCGGGCCGAGGCCGTGGTGGACGGCCGATGGCTCGTGGCCGGCAAGGACGGCAGGCTCACCGCATACGCCCGGACCGAGGGCGGACTGCTGCGCTGGACGGAGACCCGCCCGGGTGGGCCCGACTGGGCGGGCCCGGACTTCATCGCGGCTCCCGGCATGACCGACATCTCGGTCGCCCAGGGAGTCGACGGGTATGTGCACTTCGTGGCCCGGCGCACGCGTGGCGGCCGAGGCGATGCCGCCGCGGTCGACATCGCGCACGCCATCCAGTACCAGACGGGCCGGCCGGTCACCGAGTGGCGTTCGGTGGGCAACCCGGGGCGGACCCCGGAACGGGCGCGGCTCGTCGGGGCGCCGACGGCGGCCGTCAGCAGGTCGGGACGGGTTCATGTCTTCGTGCGGAATGCCGGAGGCGGGGTCTGTATGCGCCGTGAGGCGACGGACGGCCGGTGGGAGCCCTGGCGTGATCTGAGGGGCGGAGGAGTGCGCCGCGGCATGGCAGCGACCGCCACGGGCTCCGGTCGTATCGAACTGTTCGTTCCGGGGGATGGGGTCGCCATGCGGTGGGCCCAGCCCGAGGCGGACGGCGAGACGGAGCGGTGCCCCAATCTGAGCGTGTCCGTGTCCGAGGACAGTGCCGCGGTACTGGAGACCGCTCCGGAGCGGGTGACCTTGTACTGGACGGACTCCGCGACCGGCGGGATCGTCGCCCACCGGCCGGGAAGCTGGATGATCCCGCTCGGGGGAGCGCTGGCGGCGGGGCGGATCGCGGTGCTGCGGGCCCCCCTCGATGGATACGACTGCACGGTCATCGCCCACCGTGCCCTGGACGGTCAGGTCATGCTTGCCGCCTGCGGTACGGAGAACGAGGGCGCGGGGCTGTGGTGGTCGCCCACGGGGGAGCGGTGCGCCGAGGGACCGGCGCTGGCCCGTGACGCGAACGGACGCGTGGTGCTGGCGTTCCTCGACGACCGGGGCGGGTTGTGCGTCGCCCGGCAGTCGACCGAGGCGGGACTGGTGATGGAGTCCTCGATGCGGATCTGA
- a CDS encoding LCP family protein — MSHVSTPQRSDDSDASAPRRDGRGRKRERAGGRRIGRKILIGLAVLVVAGAGTGYWLYSDLDNNIKGVDIDKAIGDDRPEKLPTSGQNILILGSDSRAGANASLNTGKVSGARSDTALVMHIPEGRKEAVAISIPRDTLVTRPECKKSDGTTVASAKRVMFNSIYSQVGPACTVKTVEQISGVRMDHYMEIDFAGFKGLVDAIGGVNVTIDQPIKDGNSGLDLSAGTHKLDGTQSLAFVRTRYGYGDGSDLGRISLQQKFMLALLSEVKKQDLLGSPTKAFKIADKLTAALTTDSDLASLTKLAEFGRSLNGIDPATMETIMLPVSYDKIDPNRVVAAEPQASTLWKAIRTDADIPASAKKSPARGGTS, encoded by the coding sequence ATGAGCCATGTCTCGACGCCCCAGCGCAGCGATGACTCCGACGCTTCGGCACCGCGCCGCGACGGGCGGGGACGCAAGCGCGAGCGTGCCGGTGGCCGTCGAATCGGGAGAAAGATCCTGATCGGCCTGGCGGTTCTCGTGGTGGCCGGCGCCGGCACCGGCTACTGGCTCTACAGCGACCTCGACAACAACATCAAGGGCGTCGACATCGACAAGGCGATCGGCGACGACCGACCGGAGAAACTGCCCACGTCCGGCCAGAACATCCTGATCCTGGGCTCCGACTCGCGCGCCGGCGCCAACGCGTCGCTGAACACGGGCAAGGTCTCCGGGGCGCGCTCCGACACCGCGCTGGTGATGCACATACCCGAGGGCCGCAAGGAGGCCGTCGCCATCAGCATCCCGCGCGACACCCTGGTCACCCGCCCCGAGTGCAAGAAGTCGGACGGCACCACGGTGGCCTCGGCGAAGCGCGTGATGTTCAACTCCATCTACTCGCAGGTCGGTCCGGCCTGCACGGTCAAGACCGTGGAGCAGATCTCCGGGGTCCGCATGGACCACTACATGGAGATCGACTTCGCCGGCTTCAAGGGACTGGTGGACGCGATAGGCGGGGTGAACGTCACCATCGACCAGCCCATCAAGGACGGCAACAGCGGCCTGGACCTGAGCGCCGGGACGCACAAGCTGGACGGCACCCAGTCCCTCGCGTTCGTGCGGACCCGGTACGGCTACGGCGACGGCAGCGACCTCGGCCGCATCAGCCTCCAGCAGAAGTTCATGCTCGCCTTGTTGTCCGAGGTCAAGAAGCAGGACCTGCTGGGCAGCCCCACGAAGGCGTTCAAGATCGCCGACAAGCTCACCGCGGCGCTCACCACCGACTCCGACCTCGCCTCGCTCACCAAGCTGGCGGAGTTCGGCCGCAGCCTCAACGGCATCGACCCGGCCACCATGGAGACGATCATGCTTCCGGTGTCGTACGACAAGATCGACCCGAACCGCGTCGTGGCCGCCGAACCGCAGGCGTCGACGCTGTGGAAGGCGATCCGTACCGACGCCGACATCCCCGCGTCGGCGAAGAAGTCACCGGCCCGCGGCGGGACTTCCTGA